From Equus przewalskii isolate Varuska chromosome 28, EquPr2, whole genome shotgun sequence, a single genomic window includes:
- the HELT gene encoding hairy and enhancer of split-related protein HELT isoform X1 has translation MSDKLKERKRTPVSHKVIEKRRRDRINRCLNELGKTVPMALAKQSSGKLEKAEILEMTVQYLRALHSADFPRGREKAELLAEFANYFHYGYHECMKNLVHYLTTVERMETKDTKYARILAFLQSKARLGAEPAFQPLGSHPEPDFSYQLHPAAPEFAGHSPGEASVFPQGAAPGPFSWPHGAARSPALPYLPSAPVPLPSPAQQHSPFLAPVQGLDRHYLNLIGHAHPNALNLHAPQHPPVL, from the exons ATGTCAGACAAGCTCAAGGAACGCAAA AGAACGCCCGTTTCCCACAAAGTGATAGAAAAGCGCAGAAGGGACCGGATTAACCGCTGCTTGAACGAGCTGGGCAAGACAGTGCCCATGGCCCTGGCGAAGCAG AGTTCCGGGAAGCTGGAGAAGGCGGAGATCCTCGAGATGACCGTCCAGTACCTGAGAGCCCTGCACTCCGCTGATTTTCCCCGGGGAAGGGAAAAAG CAGAACTGCTAGCAGAGTTTGCCAACTACTTCCACTACGGCTACCACGAGTGCATGAAGAACCTAGTGCATTACCTCACCACTGTGGAGCGGATGGAGACCAAGGACACCAAGTACGCGCGCATCCTCGCCTTCTTGCAGTCCAAGGCCCGCTTGGGCGCCGAGCCCGCCTTCCAGCCCCTGGGTTCGCACCCGGAGCCGGATTTCTCCTATCAGCTGCACCCGGCAGCGCCCGAGTTTGCGGGCCACAGCCCCGGTGAGGCCTCCGTGTTCCCGCAGGGCGCGGCTCCCGGGCCCTTCTCCTGGCCGCACGGCGCGGCCCGCAGCCCGGCGCTTCCCTACCTGCCCAGCGCGCCCGTGCCGCTCCCGAGCCCGGCGCAGCAGCACAGCCCCTTCCTGGCGCCGGTGCAGGGCCTGGACCGGCACTACCTCAACCTGATCGGCCACGCCCACCCCAACGCCCTCAACCTGCACGCGCCCCAGCACCCCCCGGTGCTCTGA
- the HELT gene encoding hairy and enhancer of split-related protein HELT isoform X2, which translates to MSDKLKERKRTPVSHKVIEKRRRDRINRCLNELGKTVPMALAKQSSGKLEKAEILEMTVQYLRALHSADFPRGREKELLAEFANYFHYGYHECMKNLVHYLTTVERMETKDTKYARILAFLQSKARLGAEPAFQPLGSHPEPDFSYQLHPAAPEFAGHSPGEASVFPQGAAPGPFSWPHGAARSPALPYLPSAPVPLPSPAQQHSPFLAPVQGLDRHYLNLIGHAHPNALNLHAPQHPPVL; encoded by the exons ATGTCAGACAAGCTCAAGGAACGCAAA AGAACGCCCGTTTCCCACAAAGTGATAGAAAAGCGCAGAAGGGACCGGATTAACCGCTGCTTGAACGAGCTGGGCAAGACAGTGCCCATGGCCCTGGCGAAGCAG AGTTCCGGGAAGCTGGAGAAGGCGGAGATCCTCGAGATGACCGTCCAGTACCTGAGAGCCCTGCACTCCGCTGATTTTCCCCGGGGAAGGGAAAAAG AACTGCTAGCAGAGTTTGCCAACTACTTCCACTACGGCTACCACGAGTGCATGAAGAACCTAGTGCATTACCTCACCACTGTGGAGCGGATGGAGACCAAGGACACCAAGTACGCGCGCATCCTCGCCTTCTTGCAGTCCAAGGCCCGCTTGGGCGCCGAGCCCGCCTTCCAGCCCCTGGGTTCGCACCCGGAGCCGGATTTCTCCTATCAGCTGCACCCGGCAGCGCCCGAGTTTGCGGGCCACAGCCCCGGTGAGGCCTCCGTGTTCCCGCAGGGCGCGGCTCCCGGGCCCTTCTCCTGGCCGCACGGCGCGGCCCGCAGCCCGGCGCTTCCCTACCTGCCCAGCGCGCCCGTGCCGCTCCCGAGCCCGGCGCAGCAGCACAGCCCCTTCCTGGCGCCGGTGCAGGGCCTGGACCGGCACTACCTCAACCTGATCGGCCACGCCCACCCCAACGCCCTCAACCTGCACGCGCCCCAGCACCCCCCGGTGCTCTGA